A region from the Gemmatimonadota bacterium genome encodes:
- a CDS encoding triose-phosphate isomerase translates to MQRPVFAANWKMHHGPSDARAFLRSFLAHYARRPDRQVIFFPPAVSLTAVVDGLRERQDIQVGVQNIHWEDKGAYTGETSASMARDAGAHVALVGHSERRHVFGETDEQTATKVAAAVRAGLVPMLCVGERLEERERGETESVVLRQLRAGIARIEPHAVGGMLFAYEPVWAIGTGRNATPQDAASIHGVVRRELLSLLGEKAKAVPILYGGSVNRGNAQSLLAADEVGGLLVGGASLDSEGWSTIVRT, encoded by the coding sequence ATGCAACGACCTGTCTTCGCCGCAAACTGGAAGATGCATCACGGGCCCTCTGATGCCCGCGCGTTCCTCCGGTCGTTCCTCGCCCACTATGCCCGGCGGCCCGACCGTCAGGTCATTTTCTTCCCGCCGGCCGTGTCCCTCACGGCCGTGGTGGACGGCCTCCGCGAGCGACAGGACATCCAGGTGGGTGTGCAGAATATCCACTGGGAGGACAAGGGTGCCTACACGGGTGAAACATCCGCGAGCATGGCCCGCGACGCCGGGGCGCACGTCGCGCTGGTGGGCCACAGCGAGCGGAGGCACGTGTTCGGCGAGACCGACGAACAGACCGCCACGAAGGTCGCGGCCGCGGTCCGCGCCGGACTCGTGCCGATGCTGTGCGTCGGTGAGCGCCTGGAGGAACGCGAACGGGGCGAGACCGAGTCGGTCGTGTTGCGGCAGCTGCGGGCGGGGATCGCTCGCATCGAACCTCATGCGGTCGGGGGAATGCTGTTCGCCTACGAACCGGTCTGGGCGATCGGCACCGGTCGTAACGCCACCCCCCAAGACGCCGCCTCGATTCATGGCGTGGTGCGTCGTGAACTCCTGTCGCTGCTGGGTGAAAAGGCCAAGGCAGTCCCGATCCTTTATGGCGGCTCGGTCAACCGGGGCAACGCCCAGTCGCTTCTGGCTGCCGACGAGGTCGGGGGGCTCCTCGTTGGGGGAGCCTCGCTCGACTCCGAGGGTTGGTCTACGATCGTACGTACCTGA
- the carA gene encoding glutamine-hydrolyzing carbamoyl-phosphate synthase small subunit, giving the protein MVGWGSVPLLVLPARTDVGQDASAQVHPRPAVLDGPCRPRGRSGACRPDAAGHRDAQGSRAVHRARSQAVSQPGRIKGFLLLEDGTLFRGVLPASVEPTVAEVVFTTSMSGYQETFTDPSYRGQIVVMTAPMIGNYGVNSEDPESERPQVAGVVVRELSGTYSNWRATGDLASWLGSNHVPIIHSVDTRRLTKHLRSVGVMTGVIGVGDVPGDDARAALAACPSMEGLDLASVVTTDRPYTWGPDDADYHIVAYDFGIKRNILRLFEAHGCRVTVVPSRTPASEVLKLAPNGVFFSNGPGDPAAVDYAPAAIREIGERGVPMFGICLGHQLIGLSYGGRTTKLPFGHRGGNHPVKELATGRVLITSQNHGFAVEGGVDGIPGAPDLEVTHINLNDGTVEGLRHRRLPLFAVQYHPEAAPGPHDARPLFKQFMSAVRDDVNRSGTTA; this is encoded by the coding sequence ATGGTGGGGTGGGGGAGCGTTCCTCTTCTTGTCCTTCCTGCTCGGACTGATGTCGGTCAGGACGCGAGCGCCCAAGTCCATCCTCGACCAGCCGTTCTCGACGGCCCCTGCCGCCCCCGCGGCCGGTCAGGCGCCTGCCGCCCTGACGCCGCCGGTCACCGAGACGCCCAAGGAAGCCGCGCCGTCCACCGCGCCCGCTCCCAAGCAGTGAGCCAGCCGGGACGCATCAAGGGGTTCCTCCTCCTCGAGGACGGAACCCTTTTTCGTGGAGTCCTACCGGCCTCCGTCGAGCCCACGGTTGCCGAGGTGGTGTTCACCACCAGCATGAGCGGGTATCAGGAGACCTTCACCGATCCCTCCTACCGCGGTCAGATCGTAGTGATGACCGCCCCGATGATCGGGAACTACGGCGTGAATTCCGAGGACCCGGAGTCGGAACGCCCCCAGGTCGCGGGAGTCGTGGTGAGGGAGCTGTCCGGCACCTACTCCAACTGGCGAGCGACGGGTGATCTCGCCTCATGGCTCGGATCCAACCACGTTCCCATCATCCACTCCGTGGACACTCGGCGCCTCACAAAGCACTTGAGGTCAGTTGGCGTAATGACAGGTGTTATTGGAGTTGGCGACGTACCTGGAGATGATGCAAGAGCCGCGTTGGCCGCGTGCCCGAGCATGGAGGGGTTGGATCTCGCGTCCGTGGTTACGACAGATCGGCCATACACCTGGGGCCCGGACGATGCGGACTACCACATCGTCGCATACGACTTCGGGATCAAGCGAAACATCCTGCGTCTGTTCGAGGCACACGGCTGTCGCGTAACTGTTGTTCCGTCGCGCACGCCGGCGAGTGAAGTGCTCAAGCTTGCCCCGAACGGTGTGTTTTTCTCAAATGGCCCGGGGGACCCAGCCGCAGTGGACTACGCTCCGGCGGCGATCCGGGAAATCGGCGAGCGCGGAGTTCCGATGTTCGGCATCTGCCTTGGCCACCAGTTGATTGGCCTCTCGTATGGCGGACGAACAACCAAGCTGCCGTTCGGGCATCGCGGCGGGAATCATCCGGTCAAGGAACTGGCGACGGGTCGGGTCCTGATCACCTCCCAAAACCATGGTTTCGCGGTGGAAGGAGGAGTGGACGGGATTCCTGGGGCGCCGGACCTCGAGGTGACGCACATCAACCTGAACGATGGAACGGTTGAGGGGCTCCGGCATCGTCGATTGCCGCTATTCGCGGTGCAGTATCACCCGGAGGCGGCTCCAGGACCGCACGACGCGCGTCCCCTGTTCAAGCAGTTCATGAGCGCGGTACGCGACGATGTAAACCGAAGTGGGACAACCGCTTGA
- a CDS encoding integration host factor subunit beta — protein MTKADLVEHVTQQISRTAGPLISKKDCARVVDAFLDAIKEALQLQKNIEVRGFGTFKIRHRKTRMARNPRTGSPVEVSARPVPVFKPSKELRAMVADLEPLPGHVDDDHDDHDDD, from the coding sequence ATGACCAAAGCCGACCTCGTCGAGCACGTCACACAACAGATCTCCCGAACGGCCGGTCCGCTGATCTCCAAGAAGGACTGCGCCCGCGTGGTGGACGCCTTTCTGGACGCCATCAAGGAGGCGCTCCAGCTTCAGAAGAACATCGAGGTGCGCGGCTTTGGCACGTTCAAGATCCGGCACCGAAAAACCCGGATGGCGCGCAATCCGCGGACGGGGAGTCCGGTTGAAGTGTCTGCACGACCTGTGCCGGTTTTCAAGCCGTCCAAGGAGCTTCGGGCCATGGTGGCCGACCTGGAACCGCTCCCAGGCCACGTGGACGACGACCACGACGATCACGACGACGATTAG
- a CDS encoding MoaD/ThiS family protein, producing the protein MKVRVLLFASYADALGADSVVVDARDGATAAEVLALVQERITVPVPPRPLVAINATYADAADVVREGDEVAVIPPVAGG; encoded by the coding sequence ATGAAGGTCCGCGTGCTTCTCTTTGCCTCGTACGCCGACGCACTCGGCGCGGACTCGGTCGTGGTTGACGCCCGTGACGGCGCGACCGCAGCGGAGGTGCTGGCCCTCGTCCAGGAACGCATCACGGTACCCGTTCCGCCGCGCCCCCTCGTCGCGATCAATGCCACGTATGCCGACGCCGCAGACGTCGTGCGTGAGGGCGATGAGGTCGCCGTGATCCCACCGGTGGCCGGCGGATGA
- a CDS encoding molybdenum cofactor biosynthesis protein MoaE produces the protein MTAVARLVDRPIDVSILTREVAHVSCGATTVFLGTVRDVNEGRSVSGIDYRSYERMAAAELQAIAVEVAAQHAGARIVVEHRLGYLELGDTSVGIAVAHPRRAPSMDAARAIIEEIKKRVPIWKREHYVDGTREWVDPTRATAATPAVER, from the coding sequence ATGACCGCCGTGGCCCGTCTGGTCGATCGCCCGATCGATGTGAGCATCCTGACGCGCGAGGTTGCCCATGTGTCGTGCGGCGCGACCACGGTCTTTCTGGGGACCGTGCGCGACGTCAACGAGGGCCGATCGGTTTCCGGGATCGACTACCGCAGCTACGAGCGCATGGCCGCCGCGGAGCTTCAGGCCATCGCGGTTGAGGTCGCAGCGCAGCACGCGGGGGCGCGCATCGTGGTGGAACACCGCCTGGGTTACCTCGAACTGGGTGACACGAGCGTGGGCATCGCGGTGGCGCATCCGCGTCGCGCACCGTCGATGGATGCCGCGCGCGCCATCATTGAGGAGATCAAGAAGCGCGTCCCAATCTGGAAGCGCGAGCACTATGTGGATGGGACCCGCGAGTGGGTGGACCCGACGCGCGCCACGGCGGCGACACCAGCGGTGGAGCGATGA
- the moaA gene encoding GTP 3',8-cyclase MoaA — MNAPLKDQFGRSIEYLRISVTDRCNFRCQYCMPLEGLQWLPKRDILSYEEIAAIVGQLAPLGLRKLRITGGEPTIRPELAALVRQLKAIPGISDIALSTNGVRLPDLARDLAAAGLDRVNMSADSLRPERIVAIARRNLEFDPVASLLAAEAAGLGPLKINVVVMRGVNDDEVADFARLTLDHAWHVRFIELMPVGDLRDVTDAHVIPSEEVLRRVATLGPLTPTEGPKGNGPAAYYALAGARGTIGVITPMTHTYCGTCNRVRLTADGRLRTCLYGDHEVDLRTPLRAGDPLEPLFRHALENKPKEHFLLERRVGGLRALSEVGG, encoded by the coding sequence ATGAACGCCCCGCTCAAGGACCAATTCGGCCGGAGCATCGAGTACCTCCGGATCTCCGTCACGGATCGCTGCAACTTTCGCTGCCAGTACTGCATGCCCCTTGAGGGGCTGCAGTGGCTCCCCAAGCGCGACATTCTCTCGTACGAGGAGATTGCGGCCATCGTGGGTCAGCTCGCCCCGCTCGGCCTGCGCAAACTGCGCATTACCGGGGGCGAGCCGACCATTCGCCCGGAGCTCGCCGCCCTGGTGCGCCAGCTGAAGGCCATACCCGGGATCAGCGATATCGCGCTGTCCACGAACGGAGTGCGGCTCCCGGATTTGGCCCGCGACCTCGCGGCCGCCGGACTGGACCGGGTCAACATGAGTGCGGACTCGCTGCGCCCTGAGCGGATCGTGGCCATTGCGCGCCGCAACTTGGAGTTTGATCCCGTCGCCTCGCTACTCGCGGCCGAGGCAGCAGGTCTGGGTCCGCTCAAGATCAACGTGGTCGTGATGCGGGGGGTCAACGACGACGAGGTCGCCGACTTCGCCCGATTGACCCTCGACCACGCGTGGCACGTGCGGTTCATCGAGTTGATGCCCGTGGGCGATCTGCGCGACGTTACCGACGCCCACGTGATTCCGAGCGAGGAAGTGCTCCGCCGCGTCGCCACGTTGGGCCCCCTGACGCCGACGGAAGGCCCTAAGGGGAATGGCCCGGCCGCTTACTACGCGCTCGCTGGAGCCCGGGGCACCATTGGGGTCATCACCCCCATGACCCACACGTATTGCGGGACGTGCAATCGGGTGCGCCTAACGGCCGACGGGCGCCTCCGGACCTGCTTGTATGGCGATCACGAGGTCGACTTGCGGACGCCCCTCCGAGCCGGCGACCCGCTGGAGCCGTTGTTCCGGCACGCCCTGGAAAACAAGCCGAAGGAGCATTTCCTCCTGGAGCGCCGGGTCGGGGGGCTGCGGGCCCTCAGCGAGGTTGGCGGCTGA
- the mdh gene encoding malate dehydrogenase: MVNKITVVGAGNVGATAAQRVAEKELARQVVLVDIVEGVPQGKGLDQWQSAPIELYDSRVIGTNGYDESENSDIVIITAGIARKPGMSRDDLMNTNAGIVKAVSEQVARTSPNAIIIVVSNPLDVMCYVAKQVTGFPRERVLGMAGVLDTARYRAFLAEAMDVSVRDIQAMVLGGHGDTMVPLISYTTVSGIPVTQLLERSALDKIVDRTRNGGAEIVSYLKTGSAYYAPSAGAVQMAEAIVFDHKRILPCAAWLEGEYGMSGLFLGVPCKLGRNGLEKILEVELTPAERVALGKSAEAVREPMGKLSI; this comes from the coding sequence ATGGTCAACAAGATCACGGTCGTCGGCGCCGGTAACGTCGGCGCCACGGCAGCCCAGCGCGTGGCCGAAAAAGAACTCGCCCGCCAGGTCGTGCTGGTCGACATCGTCGAGGGCGTCCCGCAGGGCAAGGGATTGGATCAATGGCAATCCGCCCCCATCGAGCTGTACGACTCGCGGGTGATCGGCACCAACGGGTACGACGAGAGCGAAAACTCCGACATCGTGATCATCACCGCTGGCATCGCCCGAAAGCCCGGGATGTCGCGCGATGACTTGATGAACACGAATGCCGGGATCGTCAAGGCGGTGTCCGAGCAGGTCGCCCGTACCTCACCGAACGCGATCATCATCGTGGTCTCGAATCCGCTCGACGTGATGTGTTACGTCGCCAAGCAAGTCACCGGATTTCCGCGCGAGCGGGTGCTCGGCATGGCCGGTGTACTCGACACCGCCCGGTACCGTGCGTTCCTTGCGGAGGCGATGGACGTCTCCGTCCGGGACATCCAGGCGATGGTCCTCGGCGGCCACGGCGACACGATGGTGCCGTTGATCTCGTACACGACCGTCAGCGGCATCCCGGTGACGCAGCTGCTCGAACGCAGCGCGCTCGACAAGATCGTCGATCGCACGCGGAACGGTGGCGCGGAGATCGTGAGCTACCTCAAGACTGGGTCGGCGTACTACGCGCCGTCTGCAGGCGCCGTCCAGATGGCGGAAGCCATCGTGTTTGACCACAAGCGCATCCTGCCGTGCGCGGCATGGCTCGAGGGCGAGTACGGGATGTCCGGCCTGTTCCTCGGCGTACCGTGCAAGCTCGGGCGCAACGGGCTCGAGAAGATCCTCGAGGTCGAGCTGACGCCGGCCGAACGCGTGGCGCTCGGCAAGAGCGCAGAAGCCGTGCGCGAGCCGATGGGCAAGCTGTCGATCTGA
- a CDS encoding succinate dehydrogenase cytochrome b subunit, translating to MSATMQPAAGVSRPPAGRVRRFWDSTVGKKVVMAATGLGGIGFALAHMAGNLQMFVPTAPAQAMHEYAVGLRTLGPLLWVARAGLVAMVVLHVVAALQLTARNRAARPAAYGRKEHHTSTLGARSMRIGGLVLAAFIIFHILDMTLGVGHPQFVHLDPYNNLRLGFQRWWAVVFYVVAAGLLGLHLFHGAWASWRTLGLRRPSDRPLHRNVAIGIALLVSLGLAAVPLAAALGAFAPDAVVMTETAP from the coding sequence ATGAGTGCTACCATGCAACCGGCGGCGGGCGTTTCCCGTCCGCCGGCGGGACGCGTCCGCCGGTTCTGGGACTCGACGGTGGGCAAGAAGGTGGTGATGGCCGCGACCGGGCTCGGTGGCATCGGGTTCGCGCTGGCTCATATGGCCGGAAACCTCCAGATGTTCGTGCCGACGGCGCCTGCCCAGGCCATGCACGAGTATGCCGTGGGCCTTCGCACGCTGGGCCCGCTGCTGTGGGTTGCGCGCGCCGGCCTCGTGGCCATGGTGGTGCTGCATGTCGTCGCGGCGCTACAGCTGACCGCCCGCAATCGCGCCGCCCGGCCGGCTGCGTACGGCCGCAAGGAACACCACACCTCAACCCTCGGCGCCCGCAGCATGCGCATCGGGGGCCTGGTGCTGGCGGCGTTCATCATCTTTCACATCTTGGACATGACGCTCGGCGTCGGGCATCCGCAGTTTGTGCACCTGGATCCCTACAACAACCTGCGGCTTGGCTTCCAGCGCTGGTGGGCCGTGGTGTTTTATGTCGTCGCCGCCGGTCTCCTCGGGCTCCATCTCTTTCACGGCGCGTGGGCGTCGTGGCGGACCCTTGGGCTGCGACGACCTTCGGACCGCCCCCTCCATCGCAATGTCGCGATTGGCATTGCGCTGCTGGTGTCGCTTGGCCTCGCGGCCGTCCCGCTGGCGGCGGCCCTTGGCGCCTTCGCGCCTGATGCCGTCGTCATGACCGAGACTGCCCCATGA
- a CDS encoding fumarate reductase/succinate dehydrogenase flavoprotein subunit, with the protein MTLDARIPSGPIAQKWDKHKFEMKLVNPANKRKYHVLVVGSGLAGASAAATMSELGYQVSCFCFQDSPRRAHSIAAQGGINAAKNYQNDGDSIYRLFYDTVKGGDFRAREANVYRLAQISVNIIDQCVAQGVPFAREYGGLLANRSFGGAQVSRTFYARGQTGQQLLLGAYQALEKEIAKGGVRMFPRTEMLDLILVGGRARGIVVRDLVTGKISSHVADAVILATGGYGNAFYLSTNAKGSNTTAIWRAHKHGALFGNPCFTQIHPTCIPQSGDYQSKLTLMSESLRNDGRVWVPKQEGETRAPHLIPDAERDYYLERKYPSFGNLSPRDIASRAAKEACDSGRGVGPGGLGVYLDFRDAIQRLGRDKIAERYGNLFEMYQRITDEDPYQVPMRIYPAVHYTMGGLWVDYNLMSTIPGLHVLGEANFSDHGANRLGASALMQGLADGYFIIPYTIGHYLAGTKLDPVGIDHPEVRGAERAVEERTRRMLSIGGTRTVQSFHRELGRIMWDKCGMARDAAGLREALQRIPALREEFWANVNVPGSGAELNQSLEAAGRVADFLELGELMCMDALHREESCGGHFRTEHQTEDGEARRDDERFTYVAAWAHGGEGKAPILHKEPLAFENVQLATRSYK; encoded by the coding sequence ATGACCCTCGACGCTCGCATTCCTTCGGGGCCGATCGCCCAGAAGTGGGACAAGCACAAGTTCGAGATGAAGCTGGTGAACCCGGCCAACAAGCGGAAATACCACGTCCTCGTCGTGGGGTCAGGGCTCGCCGGCGCGTCGGCCGCGGCCACGATGTCGGAATTGGGGTACCAGGTCTCGTGCTTCTGCTTCCAGGATTCTCCCCGCCGCGCGCACTCCATCGCCGCGCAGGGGGGGATCAACGCGGCCAAGAACTACCAGAACGACGGCGACTCGATCTACCGCCTGTTTTACGACACCGTGAAGGGCGGCGACTTCCGGGCGCGCGAGGCGAATGTGTATCGGCTCGCGCAAATCTCGGTGAACATCATCGACCAGTGCGTGGCGCAGGGGGTTCCGTTCGCCCGTGAGTACGGCGGACTCCTCGCCAACCGCTCATTTGGGGGGGCGCAGGTTTCCCGGACCTTCTATGCGCGTGGGCAGACCGGCCAGCAGCTGCTCCTGGGGGCGTACCAGGCCCTCGAGAAGGAGATCGCGAAGGGCGGGGTCCGCATGTTTCCGCGCACGGAGATGCTCGATCTCATCCTTGTGGGTGGGCGCGCGCGCGGGATCGTCGTGCGGGATCTCGTCACGGGCAAGATCTCGTCCCACGTGGCCGATGCGGTGATCCTGGCGACCGGCGGTTACGGCAATGCCTTCTACCTGTCCACGAACGCCAAGGGATCCAACACCACCGCCATCTGGCGCGCGCACAAGCACGGTGCCCTGTTCGGCAATCCGTGTTTTACCCAGATCCATCCCACCTGTATTCCGCAGAGCGGCGACTACCAGTCCAAGCTCACCCTGATGTCGGAGTCCCTGCGGAACGACGGGCGGGTCTGGGTCCCGAAGCAGGAAGGGGAGACGCGTGCCCCGCACCTGATCCCGGACGCCGAGCGCGACTACTACCTCGAACGAAAGTACCCGTCGTTCGGCAACCTCTCGCCACGGGACATCGCGTCCCGTGCCGCGAAGGAGGCGTGCGATTCGGGGCGCGGGGTCGGGCCGGGCGGGCTGGGGGTGTACCTCGATTTTCGTGATGCCATCCAGCGTTTGGGACGCGACAAGATCGCCGAGCGGTACGGCAACCTGTTCGAGATGTACCAACGCATCACGGATGAGGATCCGTACCAGGTGCCGATGCGCATCTACCCCGCTGTGCACTACACCATGGGCGGGCTCTGGGTCGACTATAACCTCATGAGCACCATCCCCGGTCTGCACGTGCTGGGGGAGGCGAACTTCTCCGACCATGGCGCCAACCGCCTCGGGGCCAGCGCCCTGATGCAGGGACTCGCCGACGGGTACTTCATCATCCCGTACACCATCGGACACTACCTGGCCGGGACGAAACTCGATCCGGTGGGGATCGACCATCCGGAGGTCCGCGGTGCGGAGCGCGCCGTTGAGGAACGCACACGACGCATGCTGTCCATCGGTGGCACGCGCACGGTGCAGTCCTTCCACCGGGAGCTGGGTCGCATCATGTGGGACAAGTGTGGCATGGCGCGCGATGCCGCTGGACTGCGGGAGGCCCTGCAGCGTATCCCGGCGCTCCGCGAGGAGTTCTGGGCCAACGTGAACGTGCCAGGGAGCGGGGCGGAGCTGAACCAGTCGCTCGAGGCGGCGGGTCGCGTGGCCGACTTCCTCGAGCTGGGCGAGCTGATGTGCATGGACGCGTTGCACCGCGAGGAATCGTGCGGCGGCCATTTCCGCACGGAGCATCAGACCGAAGACGGCGAGGCGCGGCGTGATGACGAGCGCTTCACGTACGTGGCCGCGTGGGCACACGGAGGGGAAGGGAAGGCGCCGATCCTCCACAAGGAACCGCTGGCGTTCGAGAACGTGCAGCTGGCCACCCGTTCGTACAAGTGA
- a CDS encoding succinate dehydrogenase/fumarate reductase iron-sulfur subunit has protein sequence MKLTLRVWRQAGPNADGAFREYQANDVSPDMSFLEMLDVVNEQLTAKGEIPIAFDHDCREGICGMCGLMINGSAHGPMPATTTCQLHMRSFADGETITIEPWRATAFPVLRDLCVDRGALDRIVQAGGFVSVQTGNAPDGNALPVPKQDADAAMDAAACIGCGACVAACPNASASLFTAAKIAHLGHLPQGQPERYRRALKMVAQMDLEHFGGCTLFGECQEACPKEISIDTIAWMNRDFLAASAFELPESRKASGSG, from the coding sequence ATGAAGCTCACGCTGAGAGTCTGGCGTCAGGCGGGGCCTAACGCCGACGGCGCGTTTCGCGAATACCAGGCCAACGACGTGTCGCCGGACATGTCGTTCCTCGAGATGCTGGACGTCGTCAATGAACAACTGACGGCGAAGGGGGAGATCCCCATTGCCTTCGATCACGATTGCCGCGAGGGGATCTGCGGGATGTGCGGCCTCATGATCAACGGGTCGGCGCATGGGCCAATGCCCGCGACGACGACCTGCCAGCTGCACATGCGGTCGTTTGCCGACGGGGAGACGATCACGATCGAGCCCTGGCGCGCGACGGCATTTCCCGTGTTGCGTGACCTGTGCGTGGATCGCGGGGCCCTGGATCGCATCGTGCAGGCCGGCGGGTTTGTCTCCGTGCAAACGGGCAATGCGCCCGACGGCAACGCGTTGCCGGTGCCCAAGCAGGATGCCGACGCGGCGATGGATGCGGCGGCGTGCATTGGATGTGGGGCCTGCGTGGCCGCGTGTCCCAACGCCTCGGCGTCGCTCTTCACGGCGGCGAAGATCGCCCATCTCGGGCACCTCCCGCAGGGACAACCCGAGCGGTATCGCCGGGCCCTCAAGATGGTGGCCCAGATGGACCTGGAGCATTTCGGCGGGTGCACCCTGTTTGGCGAGTGCCAGGAGGCGTGCCCGAAGGAGATCTCCATCGACACGATCGCATGGATGAACCGGGACTTCCTGGCGGCGAGTGCGTTCGAGCTGCCGGAGAGCCGGAAGGCGTCGGGTTCCGGCTAG
- a CDS encoding acyl-ACP desaturase: MENADASLRSKVEVLADLEPVVQELMEAHEAKRILWLPSEVLAPAPDTDPDQHFSDLRKRAVGISLPARVALCVNLLTEEGLPHFHRILGQYLGSDSFWFKWTNLWTAEEDRHGVILHDYMRESRILDNPELDRMQFEYMRAGFEPAWDMDPYKVFVYTSLQERATQFSHANTGKLAGEYEPLIGEVLSNVAKEEARHYTFYRTIFKEVLTRDPDRALVSAVALMPAIDMPGINMPNFREMADVIRRAGIYGPRDYLKIVEEQIRFWAIDAVAAVTDAGKRAQESILQIPRRLERVADAMESRTKAKTFNFAVAFNREFEMA; this comes from the coding sequence ATGGAAAACGCCGACGCCAGTTTGCGCAGCAAGGTCGAGGTCCTCGCGGACCTCGAGCCAGTCGTCCAGGAACTCATGGAAGCGCATGAGGCCAAACGGATCCTCTGGCTCCCCAGTGAGGTCCTGGCCCCTGCGCCGGACACCGACCCCGACCAGCATTTCTCTGACCTGCGCAAACGAGCCGTGGGCATCAGCCTCCCGGCCCGTGTCGCGCTATGTGTGAACCTCCTCACCGAGGAGGGGCTCCCGCATTTTCACCGCATCCTCGGGCAGTACCTCGGCTCCGACTCGTTCTGGTTCAAGTGGACGAACCTGTGGACCGCGGAGGAGGACCGGCACGGGGTGATCCTGCACGACTACATGAGAGAAAGCCGCATCCTCGACAATCCCGAGCTGGATCGAATGCAATTCGAGTACATGCGCGCGGGGTTCGAGCCGGCCTGGGACATGGACCCGTACAAGGTCTTCGTGTACACGTCGCTGCAGGAGCGTGCCACTCAATTCAGCCATGCGAACACAGGCAAGCTCGCGGGCGAGTACGAGCCGTTGATTGGCGAAGTGCTGTCCAATGTCGCCAAGGAAGAGGCGCGGCACTACACCTTCTACCGGACGATCTTCAAGGAAGTCTTGACCCGTGACCCGGACCGGGCTCTTGTCTCGGCGGTGGCGTTGATGCCAGCCATCGACATGCCGGGGATCAACATGCCCAACTTCCGCGAGATGGCCGACGTCATCCGACGCGCTGGCATCTACGGTCCCCGTGACTACCTGAAGATCGTGGAGGAACAGATCCGGTTCTGGGCAATCGATGCCGTCGCCGCCGTGACGGACGCGGGCAAACGAGCCCAGGAGTCGATCCTCCAGATTCCGCGGCGGCTGGAGCGCGTGGCCGACGCAATGGAGTCGCGGACCAAGGCCAAGACGTTCAACTTCGCGGTCGCTTTCAACCGCGAGTTCGAGATGGCCTGA
- the ndhC gene encoding NADH-quinone oxidoreductase subunit A produces MDRTYLPVLLLLGFVAVNAIAMVAISTLTLRRRPSPIKDEPYESGIPPLGDARERFSVKFYMVAMLFIIFDIETVFMIPWGAYYRQLSCNAALVGGMCPAGMTSFFGLGEMLVFIAILLVGFVYIWKKGALQWD; encoded by the coding sequence ATGGACCGGACCTACCTGCCAGTACTCCTGTTGCTCGGGTTTGTCGCCGTCAACGCGATTGCCATGGTGGCGATCTCGACGCTGACGCTGCGGCGGCGCCCGAGTCCGATCAAGGACGAGCCCTACGAATCGGGGATCCCGCCGCTGGGAGACGCGCGCGAGCGGTTCTCGGTGAAGTTCTACATGGTCGCGATGTTGTTCATCATCTTCGACATCGAGACCGTGTTCATGATCCCGTGGGGGGCGTACTACCGCCAGCTCTCCTGCAATGCCGCATTGGTTGGCGGGATGTGTCCGGCCGGGATGACGTCGTTCTTCGGCCTTGGTGAGATGCTGGTGTTTATCGCCATCCTGCTCGTCGGTTTCGTCTACATCTGGAAGAAGGGAGCGCTCCAGTGGGATTGA
- the nuoB gene encoding NADH-quinone oxidoreductase subunit NuoB: protein MDPQSQEGWVTTRLDFLVNWGRANSLWPMPFGTACCAIEFMASAASRFDLARFGMERMSFSPRQADVLICAGRVPFKLAPVIRRIYQQMPQPKWVISMGACASTGGMFDTYAVTQGIDTIIPVDVYVPGCPPRPEGLMYGIMMLQEKIKRERMADTTLRVELEPDPASNLYIPPSMIDELSEPFGNSVHQTRSGL from the coding sequence ATGGATCCCCAGTCGCAGGAAGGCTGGGTGACCACGCGCCTCGACTTCCTGGTCAATTGGGGCCGCGCGAACTCGTTGTGGCCGATGCCCTTCGGGACCGCGTGTTGCGCCATCGAGTTCATGGCCTCCGCCGCGAGCCGCTTCGATCTCGCCCGCTTCGGGATGGAACGCATGTCGTTCTCCCCGCGCCAGGCGGATGTGCTGATCTGCGCTGGGCGGGTGCCCTTCAAGCTGGCCCCGGTCATCCGTCGCATTTACCAGCAGATGCCGCAGCCCAAGTGGGTGATCTCGATGGGCGCGTGCGCCTCCACGGGCGGCATGTTCGACACCTATGCCGTCACCCAGGGGATCGACACGATCATCCCGGTCGACGTGTACGTGCCGGGGTGCCCGCCGCGCCCGGAGGGGTTGATGTATGGGATCATGATGTTGCAGGAGAAAATCAAGCGGGAGCGGATGGCCGACACCACGCTTCGCGTTGAGCTCGAACCCGATCCGGCGAGCAACCTGTATATCCCGCCATCCATGATCGACGAACTTTCTGAGCCGTTCGGGAATTCGGTCCACCAAACGCGGTCGGGCTTGTGA